The Gloeocapsa sp. DLM2.Bin57 genome segment AATAGTATTGATGTAGATACCGAAACAGGTGATGTTAGTTTAGATGATAAAATTCTGTTTGATGAAGGTCAATCCCAACTTAAACCAGAAGGAAAAGCTTTTCTGAATCAATTTATTCCTCTCTATAGTGAAGTTATCTTTTCTAAGCCTGAATTTGAGCAAGAAATTGTGAGAGTTATTATTGAAGGACATACTAGTTCTCATGGTCCTGCTGAATATAATCGTTCCCTCAGTTTAGCTAGGGCTTTAGCTGTAACTGATTACATTTTTCAACTCGATTTCCCCGACAAAGATCGTTTTGAACAGAAAATATTAATCAGTGGTCGAGGAGAAATTGATGCTAATCAACAAATAGATGATCCTAAAGATAGAAAGGTAGTTTTTCGTTTTCAATTGCACCGTCCTGATTTGAGTCAGTTTTTAGTAGAAAGGGAAGAAGAAATACAACAAGAGATTAACCAAGAAAACTAAACCATGAACAAGATAAGATTTACCTCCATCGTTACTCCTCCTCCTCTTGAGG includes the following:
- a CDS encoding OmpA family protein, with translation MKQFEQFNPDFDLEDEQEQESNIWLSISDLMSGLLLFFALLFIATQAQLQQRTEELQQKTEELRKYQEAMKNLPLMILTEIQKGLGGNSIDVDTETGDVSLDDKILFDEGQSQLKPEGKAFLNQFIPLYSEVIFSKPEFEQEIVRVIIEGHTSSHGPAEYNRSLSLARALAVTDYIFQLDFPDKDRFEQKILISGRGEIDANQQIDDPKDRKVVFRFQLHRPDLSQFLVEREEEIQQEINQEN